From one Anopheles bellator chromosome 1, idAnoBellAS_SP24_06.2, whole genome shotgun sequence genomic stretch:
- the LOC131205299 gene encoding carbonic anhydrase 2: MASVTVKNVQSPIALSQRATVIKDGIQPLDYFGHWDGLGKAKMINTGSSVMITFSDRPFRSFIVGGVLGSKYIFEQLHFHWGQEDGSGCEHTLEGSTYSMEAHAVHYNARYGSFAEAADKPDGLAVLGFFVQAYGTDDCPAFGKIVAGLQHIRAYGAQIDVDADCLGWMGMQDLNRHYYTYKGSLTTPPYFESVTWLVYKTPIYVSSAQLAAFRQLQACPKDASKKIVNNYRPVQTPDVKPEVLFVRNNHSVVLSKL, encoded by the exons ATGGCTAGTGTCACtgtgaaaaatgtgcaaagTCCCATCGCGTTGAGTCAACGGGCTACGGTGATAAAGGATGGCATTCAACCATTGGACTACTTTGGTCACTGGGATGGATTGGGTAAGGCAAAGATGATCAACACCGGCTCCTCGGTCATG ATAACATTCAGCGACCGGCCGTTTCGATCGTTCATCGTAGGAGGCGTGCTAGGTAGCAAGTATATCTTCGAACAGCTCCATTTTCACTGGGGCCAAGAAGACGGGTCCGGTTGCGAACACACACTAGAGGGCAGCACTTACTCGATGGAAGCCCATGCGGTGCACTACAACGCCAGATACGGGAGCTTCGCGGAGGCCGCCGATAAACCGGATGGCTTGGCAGTGTTAGGTTTTTTTGTGCAAGCTTACGGAACCGATGACTGTCCGGCGTTTGGCAAGATTGTCGCCGGGCTCCAACATATCCGGGCCTACGGCGCCCAAATCGACGTTGACGCGGATTGCTTGGGTTGGATGGGCATGCAGGACCTGAACCGCCATTACTACACCTACAAGGGATCACTCACAACGCCACCTTATTTCGAGAGCGTTACCTGGTTGGTGTACAAAACACCGATATACGTTTCTAGTGCCCAGCTGGCAGCCTTCCGGCAGTTACAGGCCTGCCCTAAGGATGCAAGCAAGAAGATAGTGAACAACTATAGACCGGTGCAAACACCAGATGTAAAACCGGAAGTCTTATTTGTAAGAAACAATCATTCAGTCGTGCTGTCCAAGTTGTAG
- the LOC131215501 gene encoding uncharacterized protein LOC131215501 — protein sequence METVWNNPANSTLPVPTNRELTVSLIGSIARFTLDVPCVLLGPEEITSRRLLIWLYPIVDKLGKLIERIRHVCQHPQQISIAPRHHPQHRSIVKGSSTRDSGIQHPIRLTPALSRENTVSNAASSFPVPEAPDNALRKVYIQRDGNYAIRETTDMRGANGTFQRVTKTISGPDVAILTGITSQLSALPSLSPV from the coding sequence ATGGAAACTGTGTGGAACAATCCGGCGAATTCTACACTTCCGGTCCCGACTAACCGAGAACTAACCGTAAGCCTCATCGGATCGATAGCTCGTTTCACACTCGATGTACCGTGCGTCCTTTTGGGACCGGAAGAAATCACTTCTCGGCGACTGCTCATTTGGCTGTATCCCATAGTCGATAAGCTGGGAAAACTGATCGAACGAATCCGACACGTTTGTCAACATCCACAACAAATATCTATTGCTCCGAGGCACCATCCCCAGCACCGGAGCATCGTGAAGGGTTCCTCGACTCGTGACAGTGGCATTCAGCATCCGATACGGCTGACACCGGCGTTGAGTAGGGAGAACACGGTTTCGAATGCGGCGTCGAGTTTCCCGGTCCCTGAAGCGCCGGACAACGCGCTCCGAAAGGTTTACATCCAAAGGGATGGTAATTACGCGATTCGCGAAACCACCGACATGCGCGGGGCGAACGGCACCTTTCAGCGAGTTACGAAAACTATCAGCGGGCCAGACGTTGCAATTCTGACGGGCATCACGAGCCAACTGTCGGCACTTCCGTCGTTGAGCCCGGTGTGA